In Pseudophryne corroboree isolate aPseCor3 chromosome 2, aPseCor3.hap2, whole genome shotgun sequence, the sequence TATACAAGCACACATGATCTGAATGGACCAATCATTTCAATCTTCAAAATGCCTGAATGAACTAGAGAGGAAGTCTGACTAATCTGATCCACCCAGTCATGTGATGTAAACAATCACACATAAGCAGAATGGCCCAATCATAGaaatttctgtaaaaaaaaaatagtaagagaCCTGGATGATGGGCTCCACCTGGTCACAAAGTACTCTGGGATCATGTTACATAATAAACCAATCACAAGGATGAAGAGAGGTCAACGTGAAGACATACTATAACATTGCAAGTGTCTGGGCCGATAGAATGTGAACAAGGTCTTGTGATAGAGCTGACCAATCCTAAGTCATTACATGTTAAATATATGATGGCAATTCTAtgataaaggggtatatttactaaagtgcgggttttaagaagttgagatgttgtccatagcaaccaatcagattctagctattctcttctagaaggtgctagataaatgataagtggaatctgattggttgctatgggcaacaaacaTCTCCACTACTAATACACCCGCTCTTTAGTAAAGATACCCCATAAAGATAAAATTGGTATAAATAATGTATCTGATATAGTATGATATTGGATTAGTGAACCACATTATAGAAGCATCACTGAGATCTAggataaatgttatgagcacaataCTTTATTTCCATAACATATAGTTATTATgttgataataatagtaataaataaCTAGGACGCCAAGAGATTAACTTTTGATAAACTTGCAATAATGTCCACTAGTGAGTCACATGATATAATCACAGCCATGTGCCATACTAAACTGATAAAAGCAGACATAATAATCAGGTTTGAAAGATGTTAAATGGatgattttattttaaataatagcATGTGAGATAAATACAGTATAATTACATGACCAACTTTTCAAGATACTGAATGCCAACATATATTAGCTAAACAAATTTTTAATCAACCTAGGTCCCTATTGGAGGCTTATTCTTTAGTTATGcagaatatatgtgtatatatatatatatatatatatatatatataaccatcaaTTAAATTAATAGTCATTCCTGATCCTTATTGGAGACTTACTCTTTAATTATGTAGAATTTGGATAGCAAATTATATTTTGCTATAACGAAAAACATATGTAAGGCGTTTCAATACATTTGATTTTGAGTTCATtctgaaatattatatatattatatattcataATGAGTGGTTATGATAGAAATATCCTCCTGAAAGCTAAACTAAAGCTTTATCTACACAAAGAAATACAATGTTGCAGAAAAGGTCAAAGATGTAAATAACACTTTCTTACCACAGGTTAATTTGTATACCACCAACAGTGGAATAGTTAATAAAGTGTCTAAAAAACATTGGCCTATGATCCAAACGGATCTGGATCTTGACCTTACAAATACTTGGCTAATGTCCTGCTACACTTGTGGAAAAAATATCTGGGACCTCTTATCAGGGACCAAGCAGACTTAATAAGCCATCCCATTTCTTGgtaaaaagaaacattttatttttttgcttgtgGTTGTACCACATGCCGTTTCTTTATACAGGTTAAaacatttcaacatccctattcagGAAAAACATATTTCATAAGGTATCATTTAACTTGCAAATCTAGATTTGTAGTCTATCAAATTATGTGCCCCTGTGGGAAATCCTACATAGAGAAGATGGAAAGAATGTTCAATGAACAAATGACTGCAAACAGATCAGCTATTAGAGAATCGATACTAACTGGTACGAGCGAGCAACCCGTAGCTTGATATTTTTCAGAGGCAAAACATAGCCTTTCCTCACTAAAATATAGGTTAATAGATACCATCCCTCAATCTATTAGGGGAAGTAACAGATGGTTAAAACTGCTGTAATGTGAAACCTGGTGGATAATGAGACTAGGCACATTGGCCCCAAGGGGCCTTAACGAGCACCTTGGCCTTAACTGCTTTTAGATTAACCCTAATGTCAgatataatattttattatttgtaCATGAACATAAGAAGTTCTATAACAACTACTTCATATTAATCagatgcgtccaaatccaaaacacgtccgcagaactgaatccaaacaccaaacacgaaaaatgtccggtgcacatctctactttatgtaCATATACTTTATGTTCTCTGTTCAGCGAATAACTCAGATCTTTTGCATTAATAATATAGAATACAATATCCTCAGCCTCTGAATTTCTGGATGTTTCTTCATTTTAAAACAAAAGAACCCAGTTTATTCCCAAGAGACAGCTTACTGTATCTCTAACCTTGTAAGGAATATCCATTTCAAAAGGGAGTCTCATGCTGggatttcacacctacacagtgagTATGGCTTCTAACAACTTTCTACAAGCCTGCTTTGTTCTGGAATAACTTGTGTGACTCTAAATCAGCAACTGAAAAGTTACTGGTAGTAACGTTTCATTTAATTAACCCTTGTTCAAAatacaccttggggtatatttactaaggtcccgattttgaccgagatgccgttttttcttcaaaatgtcatctcggtaatttactaaactcaaatcacggcagagatgagggcattcgtaattttttggaagtagttgtaaaaaattacgaatgaatacaccatcggtcaaaatacgcctgtttagatatgaatctcggtcatttactaaccattcgtaattgtaatgtctgccgtgaaaatgcatttgcggccgtgaaaaaatacaaatcgtaaaaaagtcctaaaaaaaaacgcacctgcttttgaaaagcgtgtttacatgtgtactcaattatccattactcacacctgaatgtttggccctataaaagtgttccaggcacattttgaaattctctcactctgaaatggcggctgtggtgtgtgccaatgactttctgtttgctgtgggataccttagactgctccatgaggcttccagaaatcagggccaggtaagtgaacatggtcagcaggttgtccaggtgccgcggaggctgcgccagccacgtttttttaggggtcgtttacacttaaacgcattgtccgatgatagggtcatacagatgttccgcctaaatagaaccaacattttccgcctgtatgaccttgtcaaactgggactagaccctgagacagcacgctctcgctctgtctcaggcttgcacaaactcctggctgtgttacactttatggctactgggagcttccaggctgtggcaggcgacgttattggtatctcacagccaaccttttcaaaatatttgaatcaggtgagtcaaaaaatacatagccggttatgtctaagtgttgcttctgtaagctcttacaacacagtattgtatagaatacctaacatgacactcaccttagattgtttaatgtccactcaggttttggatgtcttggatccacatattaatgcctcaatctgcttccctacccaggagtcggagtggcgtgctgtcagggtagctttctatgagcttgctcgcatgcccaatgtgctgggggccatagattgcacacacgttcagctgagatcacctaggggccgtcaatatatatatactaatagacatatggcccaatccactaatgtccaggtggtctgtgatgcaaaattaaaaattatgagtgttgttgcaggttaccctggtggctgccatgactccttcatcctcagtcagtcatcgctcttcgataaatttgaggacggacaaatgcctgatggctggctgctgggtatgtttaaaatgtgttgtgtgtatgtcttttaacaacaaactctATTTTTGACTAGGGTAATGAATAAtcttacacatgtactaatgttgactatatctgtttttcaggtgatggtggttacggctgctactcttggctccttactccattgtcccaacctgattctcctgctgaacacagttacaatcatgcacataaggctacgcggaatgtgatagaaagatgttttggtttcggtgtctggataaatctgcaggccttttgttgtatagtccctcaaaggtgactagaattgtgttctgctgctgttttctccataatctgtgtttaagtcaacatctggcacatgatgagggagaaagcagtcagcaagcagaggagttagaaacatctggtgacagtgtgagtacatatgtagggaggcaggtacggcaagaagtgattcagtggtatttttcgggtaagtttttgtaggatgtaattatccttgactaaacactttgcaatacaaacaattgtgtgttttgttacttactgtttgttgtttatagtggtgtgtacattgtagttagtttatgttatcaatacattgtcattcattaccccataaaaacatacatacatacatagcagcttctacaatgtttgagacggacacaggaagttgtgtgtttgtcaaaacaAATTTTTTATTGCGTTACACAAATGTTTTTGATGTAttattttttgcgcttgtgtgtgctgggtgctgtgctttgtgctggctcactggcacgtgctcgggaggatcgccgaacaggggaggttactggcgtttggctaggggtcgtggttccagagctggaggtcacttgttgtgctgccatcaatgttatgttgttgctcaaattatttatgctggcattcagttgtgtgttggttgcagtgtggctggctacaatccgggataaagattcattcacaacctggttgtgctgtattagttgtatgagtgtttggtgctggcgctgttgctcatcaatgatgcgcgttaaatgagccagcatttggttgttgtctgcccgtatttgctccatcgatgttgcgattcggcctacttggacaatcagtctgcccgagttgcgactaatgcgcggtagatgatggggcagactggcaaggtgttgggtatgtgcggtcaggctggcattgctttgggtctgttggcttgtccaactggaccaaaagtcatctggaatttgtggctggggtggagcttgtaccagttgtggactcatggaggcttgggggatatcctgcggctgtattggctggctcgggtcaacaggtgttagttgcagtgtgaatgttgcctgttggtcttgtccctgctggtccacgtcgggcatcaagcttggctctgtatggggtggacaacatgcactgtttactttacaaataatatatttgctagttctaaacatttctacattcataatactccattatttttttattttgagttGTGTTTTTAAACTTATAATTTTTTTGgtttacaaacacatatataccatcacaggcgtgcacatagactgacttgcggaatcctcacctaactacctcccctccacagcattacagtgttctgtcacctcccctgtccaggatatagactgcttacctggatattcccgaggagcggagcaagtaagcagtctacatacaggacaggggaggtgtgtgaacactataatggtgtggagggggtggtggattttttttttaagccaGTAATGTGTTGTTATTTTTTGGTGCACGTGTGTGGCCTAAATTTTTACAAATGTCTGTTCATTTTTAAATTTGATGTTGGCGATAGCAACCACTAAGATATTTAAAAATTCTGCATTTGCACCTTTAAAAAtttaagacgtaacatcacattgtttgttatggcaaacatgtaatctcaactacaactcacatcatagtaactgtactgtgtagattatttgctatgtgtttagtttatgttttgactcaccagataactgaggtgatctgggctcatcactctgtggactcgccaatagtgcctgtggtggctggggtgagactgcagaaatgcgccgcctgggtggggaagatggagccgcagattctgagacaagacgccgtgtcttacttggcctcctgggtaagtgccccgagccctgtgatgggcgccttagaggagggcggcttacagaagcagaacctatgagaatatataaacattaatattttgtacttctatgtgtttgcagaatatgtgactacagtgaattcttacctgcaatcccagcatcatcctgagttgtctgtggcctgtctggccggctggtctgtcggactgttgaaaaagttgaaaaaacattatgaccatactttgtaaaaaaatgctaactgcaaagccttagtgtactgtaaccatcttgtacgtattgtaaattaaactaatttctgcttaagatcttcgtgattccttaatttgttatgtatataaaaatgtacatggtgttgcacaaaaaaaaactgtaacattgatgaattatgtgtcagatattgcatagattgattacttgcaacttgaaccaaaatgtaaattaaaagtttatttaaaaatttaataaaaaaaaacacatcataacaagctgctattagatacaacagctatgtccaagcaatatctcatattaattattgcaactacacataccagcatgcactgcacctgattttgcattataaatttaaaaaaatacagccaaggcaagatgggaaatgcagtttcaaaacacaaaaacagcataagggtgcataggcctgcaatacatgaccaacaatGTATGCATACTTTTTAAAATTAATTTCTCCACCATTATCATTTTGCACACTTTAAAATATAAATTCGATttatcaaactcaccatcctgcgtgggtcggtccgaatcccggacatgagttgcagacaccacttctgctggaatcagtgcccgcacaggctcctcccactcccgataggttgcccggaaaggggggccacccccggttttgcgtgctgatttagcctctttggccatcttggccttgacacggcgctttatgtcatagaacctcttgcgacacgtgtcctcagtccgcctcaccacaccctcactatttacggcaactattactttcccccacaggacagacttcctgcgggaggacaccttggcagcatcctgcccaaacaattgccgatggtgcttcatcagctcacgcaccaacgccatgttttcagcatagctgaacttaatattcctgccagtcttggtagtggtgcgtggctgcggagccacagcaccatcactctcactggagaatgcagcaacaggcaccccctcctcctcctcctcactaacctcctccctctcactaaccccctccacctcactcacctcctccacctcactagcagcctccacctcactaaccgcctccctctcactaacctcctccaccacactgacctctgagtcagacatgaggacaaacgacacaaaacacagaaaaaacaatacacaaaacacactcctccactactactactacacaccacacagccaacacacacgctcactcactcacaaacaatgacaaaagactataaaaaaaaaacaaggacaaaaaagtttacaaactgtgaaaaaacaagactacaaatatgacaagactacttacacacacagtacagcactcaacaatcacaaaactccgcaccaaatccaccaaaaactccaccaaactcaccaactccaaatacaccttcctctctcctctccactagctaaacccacgaggtgcggtgtgtttggggcggttttatatagtaatgtgcacagacactcctccatcacgaatacaaccaatcacggacgcgtgacaaaaacgaaacttaggactaaaaacgcggccgcaacatcaaaatcactgccgtaacagacatgtgacgcagtcgtaaaataaactaaaaacactgccgcaaaacaaccaaatcggccgcattctacaccagaaaaccacgaatgacatcgacatcggacaaaacaaaaaatacgaatacgacagcttagtaaatccgtcgtaacaaattcaaaaagttgcagttttacactttcgatgtcattcgtgattattctcccaccaaatcgggagaattacgaatgttagtaaatatacccccttgtgtataAAAGAGAAGTAACTGGATATAGCAATAACCAAATTAAATTAGTTCTTGAATCCCATTATAATGTAACTTCTGGTCACTCACAAAATTGAGAAAAAACAGTTTACTCTTCTCTCAACATTAAATTCTAGCTCTGTCATTGATAATCCAATATATTTGTACACCTCCAACTTTATATTTCACTCCACCCACCAAAAGAGGCAGTTACTATTAATCCAGCACAGTCTTCCATTCTTCAATCCCTTGGCTTTTAAAAAAAATCTCACTGGGGCAGTCGGGGGAAGCTAGGCCAAAAACCTCTTATCCACATCTAAGTACCTTGTCGTCAGGCTCACCAGTTTCAAATAGGAGACAATAGAAGTGATATCTAACAGTGGtacctggcttcccttcccttttagaatccaatacaagcttctcacactcaaaaGCCCTTACCCGCTCCTCtccaatttacatctctgaccttatctccttttacacttccaaccgtcctcttcactctgctaatgcactttCATGCCTACTGATTATACACCCCCACTCCTACCTCCAGGATTTTTCACaggctgctccctttttctggaattctcaagacccacttcttcgccaaatctcatcctaaccctctactcCACGCTTTCTGTCTGCCAAATCTGTGTCACAACTGTCTGTCTGCCCCACcctgttagaatgtaagctctcacgagtagggccctcttccctcatgttcttaATCTTTTGTTACTTTAATAGTTTTTGTTTGCACTAAATcccatggttttctgccaccctgatacttgtttcagtgtcatctgctatttatttaccctgtacttgtcctatattgtcttcaactgtaagttacaGGTTTCCTGTATTGATTctttgtttatatactctgtaattgggtgctgcggtacccttgtggtgccatatagataaaggataataataaaataataacagaCAGCCCTTTGCTTGGAAGTACAGATCTGTAAATTCTCGCTCTGTGACTGACATCCTCAGAACCAACACACTCAACATAAAgtaaactacaggacctctgttatACCCAATCAGGCCCAtcatttgtaatgccagatctatgaaACAAGACTGCTACAATTGCAGACTTTATAGAATCTTCATTTCTAGCCTGTGAGACTTGGCTGGATGAAaacgcagcacctatattggaagcTGCAGTTCCAAACTACTCAGTCATTCACAACCCCAGACTGAACCGCAGGGGAGGCGGGGTGGTcatatgctttaaaaaaaaaacttaaacttagggtctgcCCAATGAAAAATTTTCACTTAGTTGAGTGCATCGCTGCCTGGAGTTCCACAGAATTAGGTTTCAGAGAATGTCTCATTTACCACCCCCCTGGAGACGGAAATATATTTCTACAAAAGTTTGAAAATATTGCTGCTGGACTAGTCCTGgagcatcaaagatggctcatccttggTGATTTCAAAGCATGGGTCAATGATAAGCTTTCAATCATTTGCCAAGATCAGTAATTTCCTCTGCTACACATAAAGGTGgttacactcttgatcttgtcttccaGATTCGATTAGAAGcctctgacctaaaaataaacccagtcacatAGTCAGACCATTACTCAATATGGGTCTCAGTCGCAACACCTCAAAATAGATCTTTGCCCTTGGAATTGGCCAGGTATTATCCAAGGGGGTGTATGACGCCTCAGACTCTTGCAGAAAACTCTGATCTTTCTGCAGTAATGGGGGCCTGTGAAGATCCTTGTTCTCTAATCCATTATTATAACAGGGGTGTTATAGCTGCAGTCAATACTAACGCGCCTGCGTGTATATGACCCTGCTAACCACACTACCAAGCACCTTGGTTTGAAAACAGTATTCATGAACTTAAGAAAAGGGGTCATAAACTTGAAAGATGATGGAGAAAGACAAACCTGGTAAAAGCACATTTGAAAATGTCAATCAAGAATCACCTGCAAGAAAACAAATGAGATCATGGTAGCAAAATAATAGGGCAGCACAGCTTTTCCATACAGTGGAAATGCTTTGCAAACCAGCATGGATGCAGCctaatgaaaccctctcccagtcaagatgcaatgagtttgcaaaattCTTTACAGTAAAGTATTCACCATCCAGGCTGGAATACCCAGTCACACCAAAGGAGTGCCAATCTACTaagcctgccaatgtaagccaccTGTCTTTATGGAACAGCTTTGATCAAGTGGAAGTAAAATACATTACTGTAAGTCACTGAATGTTGCGTCcccccacctgtgatctggaccctgtatCAACCAAGCTTCTATTAGGGTGTATGGAAATAATCGACCCTAtatttcaatgctctttgcagacaggcattttttctGAACCACTAATGGAAACAATTGTCAGACCACTTCTTATAAAAAatctgactgcatgaccaactacaggcaGGTATcataccttccttttctaggaaaggttattgagaaagtggttgcaactaaACTAGAACCTTACTTGTCATCTCATGACATTTATGATCCAATCCAGTCAGGATTTAGGATAAGACATAGCACCAAAACAGCATGGTATGTGTGTATAATGATCTtctaatggcaagagacagaggtcactgttcaatcttaatccctCTGGATCTCTCTTCAGCATTTGACACTGTGGTCCATGGGATTCTAATTGAGCACCTGAATAATTTCTGTGGACTTGATGGCatagtccttagctggttcaaatcatttcctgCTCGCAGGTCACAGAGAGATTCATCTGGAGTATACGCTTTGTTACCATTGCCTTTGACTtgtggtgtcccacagggttctatactatTTCCCATGCTTttagcagtatacatgctaccactgggtgacataatcagatgtcatggcctggtctaccactgctatgcaaatAATACACAACTgcacctgtcctttgctccagatactgataacccaataacaaccctaaatggctgtctaactgagctccaggagtggatgagtgccagttggctgtgactgaaccctgaGAAAACAGAAGTCCTAATAATAGGTCACAGGAGAAGACTGCAGAATAGCCAACTAACAGGACTTAGGCTTGGGGATTTAGAACTGCAAAACACTGATCATTTGAGGAATATAGGATTTGTCCCAGATAGTGTCCTGAaacttaaacatcaggtatcagccataaTCAAATCCTCATGCTTTTATTTGGGAACATAGCCAAAATCAAGCACTAAATTCCGTCaaaagatctgcctaaagtcatacatgcatttgtatcatcacaccgagactactgcaatgcccactACCTTGGTCTCACAGCAAATTAATTGCACAGCATgaagatggtacaaaatgcagctggcaGACTATGAAATAACCAGCTCTGTTCCACATAACactcattctctactcccttcactggctacctgtaaaatggcaaatcattttcaagattggcttactcactttcaaagccctacatgaccagggcacaaggtacttgaagcagcttctgattccttactgtcccactcaattactacaatctgtagatgaaggactactaacTGTACCTAGAATCTCTTTGCATTCATATGGGGGTCGAGCATTCAACTTTGTTGCttcaactctatggaactctcttccccacacagtttgagaagcctccactctacagggtgattcaaaagtcgcagtacacccttttgtttcaaaaactgtgcaggaaatgggaaaactgaatactcaggtaaggtatgggtgaggtgggctatcttttagggtatgtactgaacattgGCATCATCTTGaagttggccatcttgaatctaagtcagttttcccattttctgcacagtttttgaaacaaaagggtgtactgcgacttttgaatcaccctgtagaatccttcaaaaatagactaaagactTACCTATTTTCTCAAGCATTTCaataa encodes:
- the LOC135051136 gene encoding uncharacterized protein LOC135051136; the protein is MPDVDQQGQDQQATFTLQLTPVDPSQPIQPQDIPQASMSPQLVQAPPQPQIPDDFWSSWTSQQTQSNASLTAHTQHLASLPHHLPRISRNSGRLIVQVGRIATSMEQIRADNNQMLAHLTRIIDEQQRQHQTLIQLIQHNQVVNESLSRIVASHTATNTQLNASINNLSNNITLMAAQQVTSSSGTTTPSQTPVTSPVRRSSRARASEPAQSTAPSTHKRKK